A stretch of Caldanaerobius polysaccharolyticus DSM 13641 DNA encodes these proteins:
- the leuD gene encoding 3-isopropylmalate dehydratase small subunit, which produces MKGNAIKYGDNVDTDVIIPARYLNTSDPSELAQHCMEDLDPGFKNRVKPGDVIIAGKNFGCGSSREHAPIAIKAAGISCVIARTFARIFYRNAINIGLPILECPEAVDAIDDGDVVKVDFNTGVIYDETKGLKFQAMPFPEFIQEIIKHDGLINYVKAQVSKNA; this is translated from the coding sequence ATTAAGGGAAACGCCATAAAATACGGCGATAATGTGGATACAGACGTCATCATACCGGCCAGGTATTTAAATACATCAGATCCCTCAGAATTAGCCCAGCACTGTATGGAGGATCTGGATCCAGGTTTTAAAAATAGGGTAAAGCCTGGCGATGTGATCATAGCGGGCAAGAACTTTGGTTGCGGTTCATCCCGGGAGCATGCGCCTATAGCTATAAAAGCAGCCGGCATTTCCTGCGTCATAGCTCGCACCTTCGCCAGGATATTTTACAGAAACGCTATAAACATAGGGCTTCCTATACTGGAGTGTCCTGAGGCTGTGGACGCTATAGATGACGGCGATGTGGTAAAAGTGGACTTTAACACAGGCGTTATTTACGACGAGACCAAGGGCTTGAAGTTCCAGGCTATGCCCTTTCCGGAATTTATTCAGGAGATCATAAAGCACGACGGCCTTATAAACTACGTGAAGGCGCAGGTGAGCAAAAATGCCTAG
- the leuB gene encoding 3-isopropylmalate dehydrogenase, with protein sequence MPRIAVLPGDGIGPEVINEGLKVLNAIESKYGVDFQEDMYPFGGVAIDKTGDPYPAETQAACLKSDAVLLGAVGGPKWDSLPGSKRPEAGLLDLRKSMGVYANLRPAVLYGPLKDSSPLKPEIIGDGLDVLVIRELTGGIYFGQRGREMVEDGYRAYDTEVYSTHEIKRIAKVAFEAAMKRRKKVTSVDKANVLESSRLWRETVEEVAKDYPEVTLEHLYVDNASMQLIKNPHQFDVIVTGNMFGDILSDEVSMLTGSIGMLPSASLRDDKVGIYEPVHGSAPDIAGTRKANPLATILSVAMMLRYSFDMEDAARDIEKAVVSVLEKGYRTSDIMQEGMTLVSTVEMGDLVVKEIRG encoded by the coding sequence ATGCCTAGAATAGCGGTGCTGCCGGGGGATGGGATAGGGCCTGAGGTTATAAATGAGGGGTTGAAAGTTTTAAACGCCATTGAGAGCAAGTACGGTGTGGATTTTCAAGAGGATATGTACCCCTTTGGAGGGGTTGCCATAGACAAGACAGGGGATCCTTATCCTGCTGAGACCCAGGCAGCTTGCTTAAAGAGCGATGCGGTGCTGTTAGGTGCGGTAGGAGGTCCAAAGTGGGATTCGCTGCCTGGCAGCAAAAGGCCAGAGGCCGGGCTTTTGGACTTGAGGAAGAGCATGGGGGTTTACGCCAATTTAAGGCCGGCAGTCCTGTACGGCCCTTTAAAGGATTCATCGCCACTAAAGCCCGAGATAATAGGGGATGGCCTGGATGTATTGGTGATTAGAGAGCTCACAGGGGGTATATATTTCGGGCAAAGGGGCAGGGAAATGGTTGAAGATGGCTATAGGGCTTACGATACAGAGGTTTACTCAACCCATGAGATAAAGCGCATAGCAAAAGTGGCTTTTGAGGCCGCTATGAAAAGGCGCAAAAAGGTTACCTCAGTGGATAAGGCCAATGTGCTGGAGAGCTCAAGGCTGTGGAGGGAGACGGTAGAAGAGGTGGCCAAGGATTATCCTGAAGTAACGCTGGAGCACCTCTATGTGGATAATGCCTCCATGCAGCTTATAAAAAATCCCCATCAGTTTGACGTCATCGTGACAGGCAATATGTTTGGCGATATTTTAAGCGATGAGGTCTCTATGCTCACGGGTTCTATTGGAATGCTTCCTTCAGCTAGCCTGCGTGACGACAAAGTTGGCATATATGAACCTGTCCACGGCTCTGCCCCTGACATCGCTGGTACTAGAAAGGCCAATCCCCTTGCTACCATACTGTCGGTGGCTATGATGCTCAGGTATTCTTTTGATATGGAAGATGCCGCCAGGGATATAGAAAAGGCGGTGGTATCGGTGCTGGAGAAAGGGTACAGGACATCGGATATAATGCAAGAGGGTATGACCCTCGTGAGTACGGTAGAGATGGGAGATCTGGTGGTCAAGGAAATAAGGGGGTAA
- the leuC gene encoding 3-isopropylmalate dehydratase large subunit, translated as MGMTMTQKILARHAGLDKVVAGQLVKAKLDMVLGNDVTSPVAIREFEKLGIDRVFDRERIALVPDHFTPNKDIKSAEQANVIRKFAKKYGIVNYFEVGRMGIEHALLPEQGLVGPGDVVIGADSHTCTYGALGAFSTGVGSTDMAAAMATGEAWFKVPQAIKLDLKGKLNRWVSGKDVILYIIGMIGVDGALYMSMEYTGEGLKSLAMDDRFTIANMAIEAGAKNGIFEVDEQTLDYVKGRAKRPYEVFKADEDAEYERVYEIDLSSIRPQVAFPHLPENAKPIDQARGIKVDQVVIGSCTNGRMKDMEEAYQILKGRKVHPDVRLIIFPATQEIYLECLRRGYIEEFVKAGAAVSTPTCGPCLGGHMGILAKGERAIATTNRNFVGRMGHPESEVYLASPAVAAASAVAGHIEDPEVILND; from the coding sequence ATGGGAATGACGATGACTCAAAAAATCCTGGCAAGACATGCGGGATTGGATAAAGTGGTAGCGGGCCAGCTTGTGAAGGCTAAATTGGATATGGTGTTGGGCAATGACGTGACATCCCCTGTGGCCATCAGGGAATTTGAAAAATTAGGCATTGACAGGGTTTTTGACAGGGAGAGAATAGCGTTGGTCCCTGACCATTTTACGCCCAACAAAGATATAAAGTCAGCGGAGCAGGCCAATGTGATAAGAAAATTTGCAAAAAAATACGGCATCGTAAATTATTTTGAGGTAGGTCGCATGGGCATTGAACACGCGCTTCTGCCCGAGCAAGGTCTTGTGGGACCTGGCGATGTGGTCATAGGAGCTGATTCCCATACGTGTACCTATGGAGCCTTAGGGGCTTTTTCCACAGGAGTAGGTAGCACGGATATGGCAGCAGCTATGGCTACAGGAGAGGCGTGGTTTAAAGTGCCTCAGGCCATCAAGTTGGATTTAAAGGGCAAGCTAAACAGGTGGGTAAGCGGTAAGGACGTGATACTCTATATTATAGGCATGATAGGGGTAGATGGAGCCCTGTACATGTCCATGGAGTATACCGGTGAGGGCTTAAAGTCGTTGGCCATGGACGACAGGTTTACCATAGCCAATATGGCCATTGAAGCGGGGGCCAAAAACGGCATATTTGAGGTAGATGAGCAGACCCTGGACTACGTAAAGGGAAGGGCAAAGAGGCCCTATGAAGTGTTCAAGGCTGATGAGGATGCGGAGTACGAGAGGGTCTATGAGATAGATTTAAGCAGCATAAGGCCCCAGGTAGCTTTTCCCCATCTCCCTGAAAACGCCAAACCCATTGACCAAGCCAGAGGGATAAAGGTAGACCAGGTGGTCATAGGTTCGTGTACCAATGGCCGCATGAAGGATATGGAGGAGGCCTATCAGATACTTAAAGGCAGGAAAGTGCACCCTGATGTAAGGCTTATCATATTCCCGGCCACCCAGGAGATATACCTGGAGTGCCTGAGGCGGGGTTACATCGAGGAATTTGTGAAAGCAGGGGCTGCGGTGAGCACGCCTACCTGCGGGCCCTGTCTGGGAGGCCATATGGGTATACTGGCAAAAGGGGAAAGGGCCATTGCTACTACCAACCGAAATTTCGTTGGCAGGATGGGGCATCCAGAGAGCGAAGTCTACCTGGCCAGTCCTGCTGTGGCCGCGGCATCAGCTGTAGCCGGGCATATAGAGGATCCGGAGGTGATCTTAAATGATTAA
- the ilvD gene encoding dihydroxy-acid dehydratase gives MRRLSDSVKRGVEKAPHRSLLYALGLTDEEIQRPFIGVISSKSEIIPGHLHLDKIAEAVKAGVRMAGGVPFEINTIGVCDGIAMNHQGMKYSLASRELIADSVEVVARAHAFDGIVLIPNCDKIVPGMLMAAARLNIPAILVSGGPMLAGRFRGQDSDLSKVFEAVGAVSAGKMGEDELRELEQSACPGCGSCSGMYTANTMNCLTEALGMGLPGNGTIPAVYAERIRLAKAAGVRIIDLVEKDIRPRDIMTRNAFINAFAVDMALGGSTNTVLHLTAIAREAGVDISLKDIDKISNTVPNLCKLSPAGPYHIQDLHEAGGIQAVMAELNKKGYIDTSGFTVTGKTVGENIENASVKNYDVIRPVDEPYSSTGGLAVLTGNLAPDGAVVKASAVSPEMMVHEGPARVFDSEEEAIKAILGGKINKGDVVIIRYEGPKGGPGMREMLSPTSALAGMGLDKDVALITDGRFSGATRGASIGHVSPEAAEGGPIAVVRDGDIISIDIPKRKLEVKVSESEIYERFRNWIRKEAEIKSGYLSRYAEMVTSASTGAVFRQGGM, from the coding sequence ATGAGAAGATTGAGCGACAGTGTGAAGAGGGGCGTGGAAAAGGCCCCTCACAGATCCCTTTTGTACGCCTTGGGGCTTACAGATGAGGAAATACAACGGCCGTTTATAGGGGTTATAAGCTCTAAGAGCGAGATAATACCAGGCCACCTACACCTGGATAAAATAGCCGAAGCGGTAAAGGCAGGTGTCAGGATGGCAGGGGGCGTTCCTTTTGAGATAAACACCATAGGGGTATGCGATGGGATAGCGATGAACCATCAGGGCATGAAGTATTCCCTGGCCAGCAGGGAGCTCATAGCAGATAGCGTGGAAGTGGTGGCGAGAGCCCATGCCTTTGACGGCATCGTGTTAATACCCAATTGCGATAAAATCGTGCCGGGTATGCTCATGGCTGCTGCCAGGTTGAATATACCGGCTATTTTGGTCAGCGGCGGTCCCATGTTGGCGGGGAGATTCCGAGGGCAAGACTCAGATCTCAGCAAAGTGTTTGAGGCCGTAGGTGCCGTTTCAGCAGGAAAGATGGGAGAAGATGAGTTGCGGGAGTTGGAACAAAGCGCCTGCCCTGGTTGTGGTTCCTGCTCGGGGATGTATACGGCGAACACCATGAACTGCCTTACCGAGGCTTTAGGCATGGGCTTGCCCGGCAATGGCACAATTCCCGCGGTGTATGCTGAGAGGATAAGGCTGGCTAAAGCCGCAGGGGTGCGCATAATAGACCTGGTAGAAAAAGATATAAGGCCCAGGGACATCATGACGCGCAATGCTTTTATAAACGCATTTGCTGTGGATATGGCCCTGGGAGGGTCTACCAATACGGTATTGCACCTTACCGCCATAGCCCGCGAAGCCGGCGTGGATATAAGCCTTAAAGATATTGATAAAATAAGCAATACGGTGCCCAACCTGTGCAAATTGAGCCCAGCAGGTCCCTATCACATTCAAGACCTCCACGAAGCCGGTGGCATACAGGCCGTGATGGCAGAACTTAACAAAAAAGGCTATATAGATACATCCGGTTTTACTGTTACGGGAAAGACAGTAGGTGAAAACATAGAAAATGCATCCGTCAAAAATTACGATGTCATAAGGCCGGTGGATGAACCTTATAGCAGTACAGGAGGGCTTGCCGTGCTCACGGGGAATCTGGCACCCGATGGGGCTGTAGTTAAGGCTTCGGCGGTTTCACCTGAAATGATGGTGCACGAAGGACCTGCGAGGGTGTTTGATTCGGAGGAGGAAGCTATTAAAGCCATATTGGGGGGCAAGATCAATAAAGGTGACGTGGTGATTATAAGGTATGAAGGACCCAAGGGAGGGCCTGGCATGAGGGAGATGCTGAGTCCTACATCAGCGCTGGCGGGAATGGGCCTTGACAAAGATGTGGCGCTTATTACCGATGGGCGATTTTCGGGAGCGACGAGAGGGGCATCCATAGGCCATGTTTCGCCAGAAGCAGCAGAGGGAGGGCCTATCGCCGTGGTCAGAGATGGGGACATCATCTCCATAGATATACCTAAGCGCAAGCTGGAAGTAAAGGTATCTGAATCGGAAATCTATGAAAGGTTCAGGAACTGGATAAGAAAAGAAGCGGAAATAAAGAGCGGGTATTTAAGCCGATACGCGGAAATGGTGACATCTGCCAGTACAGGAGCTGTGTTTAGACAAGGGGGAATGTGA
- a CDS encoding helix-turn-helix domain-containing protein, translated as MKLANIGDKVINIDKVHRIVDQIFEMRSRGYSQQEIASKFNTDRTFISRLESLGEIRRGGNIAVIGFPIGNKQELEELLDKHGVGFKLLLSEKERWDFALGMSGPELVNRVMDLIAEVRSYDVVIFLGSDKRSEIIEGILDNDVITVNIGPSPLTHDVYVDPAVVEKLLDSIK; from the coding sequence ATGAAACTGGCGAACATCGGCGACAAAGTGATCAACATAGATAAGGTTCACAGGATAGTAGACCAGATATTTGAAATGAGGTCGAGGGGGTATTCGCAGCAAGAGATTGCGTCAAAGTTTAACACCGATAGGACGTTTATATCAAGACTGGAAAGTTTAGGCGAGATCAGGCGAGGAGGCAACATAGCGGTTATTGGTTTTCCTATAGGCAATAAGCAAGAGCTGGAAGAGCTGCTGGATAAGCACGGAGTGGGTTTTAAATTGCTTTTGTCTGAAAAAGAACGATGGGATTTCGCACTGGGTATGTCAGGTCCTGAGCTGGTAAACAGGGTTATGGATTTAATAGCTGAGGTAAGGTCATACGATGTAGTTATATTTTTGGGCTCGGACAAGAGGAGTGAGATAATAGAAGGAATACTGGATAACGACGTGATCACCGTAAACATAGGGCCATCTCCTCTGACCCACGATGTCTACGTGGATCCAGCGGTAGTGGAAAAACTGTTAGATTCGATAAAGTGA
- a CDS encoding NAD(P)H-binding protein, which produces MHRFAFLIHPIEYDDIFRKLKFLQKVPKGVVKSLMTVLPPVKVSKIEGVKSPYGSTEGYFVAVPLVSDQMLSLPEDTVMKKIIKAGKLAEKLGAEIVGLGAMTSVVGDAGITVAKNLNIAVTTGNSYTVATAIEGTIKAAEIMGKDIKDCNAVVIGATGSIGKVCAEILARQVKELALVARNREKLRDFAETLMYKTGISPTITSDVGEALRNADVVITVTSAVDTVIQPEHLKPGAVVCDVARPRDVSKEVVEKRDDVLVIEGGVVEVPGDVDFHFNFGFPPKTSYACMAETMILAMEGRIENFSLGRDMTVEQVEEIAALAKKHGFKLAGFRSFEREVPVEKIKEIKMNARRKKLNISTYNMGNA; this is translated from the coding sequence GTGCATAGGTTTGCTTTTTTGATACACCCTATCGAGTACGACGATATCTTCAGAAAGCTTAAATTCCTGCAAAAGGTGCCTAAGGGAGTAGTTAAGAGCCTCATGACAGTATTGCCTCCTGTGAAGGTGTCAAAAATAGAGGGGGTGAAAAGCCCTTATGGCAGCACTGAGGGCTATTTTGTGGCTGTACCGCTGGTATCAGACCAGATGCTGAGCTTACCTGAAGATACGGTTATGAAAAAGATAATTAAAGCGGGTAAACTGGCGGAGAAGCTGGGGGCAGAGATCGTAGGACTTGGCGCCATGACGTCTGTGGTAGGGGATGCGGGGATAACCGTGGCAAAGAACCTGAATATCGCTGTAACTACCGGTAACAGCTATACGGTAGCTACTGCTATTGAGGGGACTATAAAAGCAGCTGAGATTATGGGAAAGGATATAAAGGACTGCAACGCAGTGGTTATCGGCGCGACGGGTTCCATCGGAAAGGTGTGCGCGGAGATACTGGCAAGGCAGGTGAAAGAGCTTGCCCTTGTGGCCAGAAACAGAGAAAAGCTCAGGGATTTTGCTGAAACCCTCATGTACAAAACAGGCATATCGCCGACCATAACCTCAGATGTGGGGGAAGCGCTGCGAAATGCCGATGTGGTCATAACAGTGACCAGCGCGGTGGACACGGTAATACAACCGGAGCACTTAAAGCCAGGAGCGGTGGTCTGCGATGTGGCTAGGCCGCGGGATGTGTCTAAGGAAGTGGTGGAAAAGAGGGATGACGTGCTGGTCATAGAGGGTGGCGTGGTAGAGGTGCCAGGAGATGTGGATTTCCATTTTAATTTTGGTTTTCCGCCCAAGACCAGTTACGCCTGTATGGCTGAGACGATGATACTGGCCATGGAAGGGCGCATCGAGAACTTCTCTCTGGGAAGGGATATGACCGTAGAGCAGGTGGAAGAGATTGCGGCTTTGGCTAAAAAGCATGGGTTTAAGCTAGCAGGCTTCAGGAGCTTTGAGAGGGAAGTCCCTGTAGAGAAAATAAAGGAGATCAAGATGAACGCCAGGAGGAAAAAGCTCAATATATCCACGTATAACATGGGCAATGCGTAA
- a CDS encoding phosphoenolpyruvate carboxykinase (GTP) has protein sequence MVTRNRYVLEWVEEMMKLTKPDDVVWIDGSEEERQRLIAQALKTGELHELNQEKMPGCYLHRTDVSDVARVEHRTFICTRSKDDAGPTNNWMDPQEAYTKLGKLFDGSMRGRTMYVIPYVMGPLGSPFSKVGVELTDSIYVVLNMGIMTRMGDVAWEQLGDSPEFVKGLHSKGQLDPEERYICHFPEDNTIWSINSGYGGNVLLGKKCFALRIASYMGRKQGWMAEHMLILGVEDPKGNVTYVAAAFPSACGKTNLAMLIPPEYYARQGYKVWTVGDDIAWLRIGEDGRLWAVNPEAGFFGVAPGTSYKTNPNAMETIKANTIFTNVLLTPDNTVWWEGMGEPPASGIDWKGNPWTPDSGEKGAHPNARFTAPARQCPSISPEWENPKGVPISAIIFGGRRAKVAPLVYQAYDWNHGVYIGATMASETTAAAIGKVGVVRRDPMAMLPFCGYNMADYFAYWLEMGKRVPNPPKIFNVNWFRTDDDGNFLWPGFGENMRVLKWIVDRCNGNGEAVETPIGYVPSKGAIDTTELDISQEVMDALLSIDKEAWAEEIKDQEEFLKKFDRLPQEIIEQKEALKKRFGF, from the coding sequence ATGGTTACAAGGAACAGGTACGTGCTAGAGTGGGTAGAAGAGATGATGAAGCTTACAAAGCCAGATGACGTGGTGTGGATAGATGGGTCTGAAGAAGAGAGGCAAAGGCTTATAGCGCAGGCTCTGAAGACAGGCGAGTTGCACGAGCTGAATCAGGAGAAAATGCCTGGATGTTATCTGCACCGCACCGACGTCAGCGACGTAGCGAGGGTGGAGCACAGGACGTTTATATGCACCAGAAGCAAGGACGATGCCGGCCCGACCAATAACTGGATGGATCCTCAGGAGGCCTATACGAAACTAGGCAAGCTGTTTGACGGGTCTATGAGGGGAAGGACGATGTACGTCATCCCTTATGTAATGGGACCGCTAGGATCGCCTTTTAGCAAGGTGGGTGTGGAATTAACCGACAGCATATACGTGGTCCTGAACATGGGGATTATGACGAGGATGGGAGATGTGGCGTGGGAACAGCTGGGCGATTCTCCCGAATTCGTCAAAGGATTGCATTCAAAAGGGCAGTTGGACCCGGAAGAGAGGTACATATGCCATTTTCCTGAGGACAATACCATATGGAGCATAAACTCAGGATATGGTGGAAATGTGCTTTTAGGCAAAAAATGCTTTGCTTTAAGGATTGCCAGTTACATGGGCAGAAAACAGGGGTGGATGGCGGAGCACATGCTCATACTGGGGGTGGAGGACCCCAAAGGCAACGTGACCTATGTGGCTGCGGCATTCCCCAGCGCCTGCGGTAAGACCAATCTCGCTATGCTCATCCCACCGGAGTATTACGCAAGACAGGGCTATAAGGTGTGGACGGTAGGAGATGATATAGCATGGCTGAGGATCGGAGAAGACGGAAGGCTGTGGGCGGTCAACCCTGAGGCAGGATTTTTTGGCGTGGCTCCGGGGACCAGCTATAAGACCAATCCCAATGCCATGGAGACTATTAAGGCCAACACCATATTTACCAACGTGCTTTTGACCCCCGACAACACGGTTTGGTGGGAAGGCATGGGTGAACCTCCGGCTAGTGGAATAGACTGGAAAGGCAATCCTTGGACCCCTGACAGTGGAGAAAAAGGAGCCCATCCCAATGCGAGGTTTACAGCTCCTGCCAGGCAATGTCCCTCTATTTCGCCGGAGTGGGAAAATCCTAAAGGTGTGCCTATATCTGCTATTATCTTTGGAGGAAGAAGGGCGAAAGTAGCACCTCTTGTCTACCAGGCTTACGATTGGAATCACGGGGTGTACATTGGCGCTACTATGGCTTCTGAGACCACAGCGGCTGCTATTGGCAAGGTGGGAGTGGTAAGGCGCGATCCCATGGCGATGTTGCCTTTCTGTGGCTACAACATGGCGGATTACTTTGCATACTGGCTGGAAATGGGCAAGAGAGTACCCAATCCGCCCAAGATATTCAATGTCAACTGGTTCAGAACCGATGACGACGGTAATTTCCTGTGGCCAGGTTTTGGCGAAAACATGAGGGTTCTGAAATGGATAGTTGATAGGTGCAACGGCAATGGCGAAGCGGTAGAGACGCCTATTGGATATGTGCCTTCAAAGGGAGCTATAGACACTACGGAACTGGATATTTCTCAGGAAGTCATGGACGCCCTTTTGAGCATCGATAAAGAGGCTTGGGCAGAGGAAATCAAAGACCAGGAGGAATTTTTGAAGAAGTTTGATAGGCTTCCTCAGGAGATAATCGAACAAAAAGAAGCGCTTAAAAAGAGATTTGGTTTTTAA
- the ilvB gene encoding biosynthetic-type acetolactate synthase large subunit, with the protein MKLQGAEIVIKCLKDLGVDVIFGYPGGAILPIYDALYDSDIKHVLVAHEQMAAHMADGYARVTGKPGVCFATSGPGATNLVTGIANAYMDSVPIIAITGQVGRNLIGKDSFQEVDIAGITMPVTKHSYIVKDPEKLAYIIYEAFEIATTGRPGPVLIDIPKDVQSMMIEYEPVDKNAINYDHKVKKGVDYAIVDRAVQLINKSERPVIYAGGGVISSDACAELVEFAEKADIPVTTSLMGLGAFPEDHPLSLGFLGMHGSKYANMAVYCSDLVIAIGARFSDRVAGKATGFAPDARIIHIDIDPAEIGKNIKTNIGIVGDAKAVLKELINRVNVPYHKEWHEQLAGMKEKYKFKYKRDGSLKPQYVVERISELTGGDAIIATEVGQNQMWAAQYYNFTKPRTFVTSGGLGTMGFGLPAAIGAKIGRPDKKVINIAGDGSIRMNIKSLETAALYHVPVITVILNNNVLGMVRQWQTILYKKRYSQTDLNPSLDFVKLSQAYGVDALRVTTPEEFDEAMKKALAEDKPLVIECMIDKDEKVLPFIPAGGSVEDTIEE; encoded by the coding sequence ATGAAGTTGCAAGGGGCAGAGATTGTCATAAAATGCCTGAAGGATTTAGGCGTTGACGTGATATTCGGCTATCCTGGAGGAGCGATTTTGCCTATATACGATGCCCTTTATGATTCAGATATAAAGCACGTGCTCGTCGCCCATGAGCAGATGGCGGCTCATATGGCTGATGGTTACGCCAGAGTGACGGGGAAACCCGGTGTGTGTTTTGCCACATCAGGCCCCGGCGCTACCAACCTGGTGACAGGTATAGCCAACGCCTACATGGACTCTGTGCCTATTATAGCCATAACGGGGCAGGTGGGGAGAAACCTCATAGGCAAGGACTCCTTTCAGGAAGTGGATATAGCCGGTATTACAATGCCTGTCACAAAGCACAGCTACATTGTAAAAGACCCGGAAAAGCTGGCGTACATCATCTATGAGGCCTTTGAGATCGCCACAACAGGTAGGCCTGGACCTGTGCTCATAGACATACCAAAGGATGTCCAGTCCATGATGATAGAGTACGAGCCTGTGGATAAAAATGCGATAAATTATGACCATAAAGTAAAAAAAGGCGTAGATTATGCTATCGTGGATAGGGCTGTGCAGTTGATAAATAAAAGCGAAAGACCTGTCATATACGCTGGCGGAGGCGTCATATCCTCTGATGCGTGCGCTGAGCTTGTGGAATTTGCTGAAAAAGCTGATATCCCTGTTACCACCTCCCTTATGGGCCTTGGGGCCTTTCCGGAAGACCATCCCCTTTCCCTGGGCTTTTTAGGGATGCACGGCAGTAAATACGCCAATATGGCGGTATACTGCTCGGACCTGGTGATAGCCATTGGTGCCAGGTTTAGCGATAGGGTCGCGGGGAAGGCCACCGGATTTGCTCCTGATGCCAGGATAATTCATATAGATATCGACCCCGCTGAGATCGGAAAAAATATAAAGACAAATATAGGCATCGTCGGCGATGCCAAAGCTGTGCTAAAAGAGCTCATCAACAGGGTTAATGTCCCTTACCATAAAGAGTGGCATGAACAGCTGGCGGGCATGAAAGAAAAGTATAAATTCAAGTATAAGCGAGACGGCAGTCTGAAGCCCCAGTACGTCGTGGAGAGGATCAGCGAGCTCACCGGGGGTGATGCTATTATAGCCACAGAGGTGGGGCAGAACCAGATGTGGGCCGCCCAGTATTACAATTTCACAAAGCCCCGCACCTTTGTGACCTCGGGAGGTTTGGGCACTATGGGCTTTGGCTTGCCAGCGGCTATTGGCGCGAAAATCGGAAGGCCTGACAAAAAGGTCATCAATATCGCAGGCGACGGCAGCATACGCATGAATATCAAGTCACTGGAGACGGCGGCTTTATACCACGTGCCCGTCATAACCGTCATATTGAACAACAATGTTTTGGGCATGGTGAGGCAATGGCAGACAATACTTTACAAAAAGAGGTATTCCCAGACCGATTTAAATCCCAGCCTGGATTTTGTGAAACTGTCTCAGGCTTACGGCGTAGACGCTTTGAGGGTCACTACTCCGGAGGAGTTTGACGAGGCTATGAAAAAAGCCCTTGCGGAAGATAAACCTTTGGTTATAGAGTGTATGATAGATAAAGATGAAAAGGTCTTGCCGTTTATACCTGCAGGTGGCTCGGTAGAGGATACCATTGAAGAGTAA